The proteins below are encoded in one region of Chelonia mydas isolate rCheMyd1 chromosome 11, rCheMyd1.pri.v2, whole genome shotgun sequence:
- the LOC122462291 gene encoding UDP-glucuronosyltransferase 1-6-like, producing MVSNTCRVKASASSLQMAPVITRLYQFAAGFFLFLVSLGFVEGERLLVIPQDGSHWLSMHAVVKKLSEKGHEIVVLAPEVNLYLKESEHYTRKTYAVPYAQEELGHRLRLFANQPFDEVSFPTMITEAYSSAMFVLDLLFYNCDSLLQNREIIRYLEESKFDVLFTDPALPCGVILAEYLSIPSVYFFRGFPCSLEHAICKSPNPVSYVPRCYTSYTDHMTFTQRALNLFVSSLETSLFKDLYTKYQDIASKFLQRDVHVPTLYQNGSIWLLRYDFVFEYPKPVMPNMVFIGGINCEEGNNLPQEFKRWKILPQ from the exons ATGGTTTCTAACACCTGCAGAGTCAAAGCATCTGCTTCCAGCTTGCAGATGGCTCCAGTCATTACCAGACTTTACCAGTTTGCTGcagggttttttcttttcttagtgtCTTTGGGGTTTGTGGAAGGTGAGCGGCTGCTGGTGATCCCTCAGGATGGAAGTCACTGGCTCAGCATGCATGCAGTGGTGAAGAAGCTCAGCGAGAAAGGGCATGAAATAGTAGTGCTTGCTCCAGAAGTTAATTTGTACTTGAAAGAATCAGAGCATTACACAAGGAAAACGTATGCTGTGCCTTACGCCCAGGAAGAGCTAGGCCATCGTCTTCGTTTGTTTGCTAACCAGCCCTTTGATGAAGTCTCCTTCCCTACTATGATCACAGAAGCATACAGCAGTGCCATGTTTGTACTGGACTTGTTATTCTACAACTGTGACAGCCTCCTGCAGAACAGAGAAATCATACGATACTTGGAAGAGAGTAAATTTGATGTGCTCTTCACAGACCCAGCTTTGCCATGTGGGGTGATCCTGGCAGAGTATCTGTCCATCCCTTCTGTGTACTTCTTTCGTGGATTTCCATGCAGTTTAGAGCATGCAATCTGTAAATCTCCAAACCCTGTTTCCTATGTCCCAAGATGCTATACCAGCTACACAGACCACATGACATTTACCCAGCGAGCGCTGAACCTGTTTGTTAGCTCTTTAGAGACATCACTGTTTAAGGATTTGTACACCAAATACCAAGACATTGCTTCGAAGTTTCTCCAGAGAGATGTGCACGTACCAACACTTTACCAAAATGGCTCCATATGGCTCCTGAGATACGACTTTGTGTTTGAGTATCCCAAACCAGTGATGCCCAACATGGTCTTCATCGGAGGCATAAACTGTGAGGAGGGGAACAACCTACCTCAG GAATTTAAAAGGTGGAAGATTCTACCTCAGTGA